From Bacillus sp. Bos-x628, the proteins below share one genomic window:
- the asnB gene encoding asparagine synthase (glutamine-hydrolyzing), with the protein MCGITGWADFKKQLIQQDHVINQMTDTLSKRGPDDTNTWKSEHVLFGHKRLSVVDLEGGKQPMTYTHQNHAYTVVYNGELYNTEDIRKELLKRGHRFLGHSDTEVLLHAYTEWKEECVSHLNGIFAFVIWDSERNLLFAGRDRLGVKPFFYTERHHSFLFGSEIKALLAHPDMKAKVDYAGLSEIFGLGPSRTPGQGVFKGIKELRPAHALIFSTEGLRVWRYWNVKSQHHTDSLDETAQHVKHLFTDAVTRQLVSDVPVCTFLSGGVDSSAITAISAKHFEQIGKAPLHTYSIDYEGNDQFFEASQFQPNADGPWIDKMTKAFQTEHHSCIIDQKELAAYLKEAVEVRDLPGMADIDSSLLWFCREIKKDFVVGLSGECADEIFGGYPWFHMANETNGFPWMRSTEARIHLLQDSWQKKLSLQEYVQSKYEETVAETPLLDGETGIDKARRELFYLNMIWFMTTLLDRKDRMSMGASLEVRVPFADHRLVEYVWNIPWEMKMHGNREKGVLRKALEGILPNEVLYRKKSPYPKTHHPAYTQAVKQMLTECLAHKDSALHEFLDPHQLKQLIETEGASFHVPWYGQLMKGPQLIAHLAQIHHWFETYRIDVEA; encoded by the coding sequence ATGTGTGGAATAACAGGCTGGGCAGACTTTAAAAAGCAGCTCATCCAACAGGATCATGTAATCAATCAAATGACAGATACATTATCTAAAAGAGGGCCAGATGATACGAATACGTGGAAAAGTGAGCATGTTCTTTTTGGGCATAAAAGATTATCTGTTGTGGATCTAGAGGGCGGCAAGCAGCCGATGACGTATACACATCAAAACCATGCGTATACAGTTGTATACAATGGAGAGCTTTATAATACGGAGGATATACGAAAAGAATTATTAAAAAGAGGTCACCGCTTTCTTGGGCATTCTGATACAGAGGTACTTCTTCATGCTTACACAGAGTGGAAGGAAGAGTGTGTGAGCCATTTGAATGGGATTTTTGCTTTTGTGATTTGGGACAGTGAGCGAAATTTGTTATTTGCAGGAAGAGATCGGCTTGGTGTAAAGCCATTTTTCTATACGGAACGTCATCATTCCTTTTTATTTGGTTCAGAGATTAAAGCGCTCCTTGCACACCCTGATATGAAAGCAAAAGTAGATTACGCTGGTTTATCGGAGATCTTTGGGTTAGGACCTTCTAGAACGCCAGGGCAAGGCGTGTTTAAAGGGATAAAAGAACTTAGACCTGCGCATGCATTGATCTTTTCGACAGAAGGCTTGCGCGTATGGAGATATTGGAATGTCAAGAGTCAGCATCATACGGATTCACTTGATGAGACGGCTCAGCATGTGAAGCATCTATTTACCGATGCAGTCACAAGGCAACTCGTCTCTGATGTGCCCGTTTGTACATTTCTATCCGGTGGTGTGGATTCTAGTGCGATTACAGCGATTAGTGCCAAGCACTTTGAACAGATCGGGAAAGCACCTCTCCATACGTATTCCATTGATTATGAAGGAAATGACCAATTTTTTGAGGCAAGTCAATTCCAACCGAATGCTGACGGTCCATGGATTGATAAAATGACCAAAGCTTTTCAAACTGAGCATCATAGCTGCATCATCGATCAAAAAGAGCTTGCCGCCTACTTAAAGGAAGCTGTTGAAGTTCGAGATTTACCGGGCATGGCAGATATTGATTCTTCCTTGCTTTGGTTTTGCCGAGAAATTAAAAAGGATTTTGTTGTCGGCTTGTCAGGTGAATGTGCAGATGAGATTTTTGGGGGCTATCCGTGGTTTCATATGGCGAATGAAACAAATGGTTTCCCATGGATGAGATCAACAGAAGCTCGCATTCATCTCCTTCAAGACTCATGGCAAAAGAAACTTTCACTTCAGGAATATGTACAAAGCAAATATGAAGAAACAGTGGCAGAAACGCCTCTTTTAGATGGAGAAACTGGAATTGATAAAGCACGGAGAGAACTTTTTTACTTAAATATGATCTGGTTTATGACGACACTACTTGATCGAAAAGATCGAATGAGTATGGGAGCAAGTCTTGAGGTGCGTGTTCCCTTTGCTGATCATCGCCTTGTGGAATATGTATGGAATATTCCTTGGGAAATGAAAATGCACGGTAATCGTGAAAAAGGGGTTTTACGAAAAGCATTAGAGGGAATTTTACCGAATGAAGTGCTTTATCGCAAGAAGAGTCCTTATCCTAAAACACATCATCCAGCTTATACTCAGGCGGTCAAACAGATGTTAACAGAATGCCTTGCACATAAAGATTCTGCGCTCCATGAATTTCTAGATCCACACCAGTTGAAACAGCTCATTGAAACTGAGGGTGCTTCCTTCCATGTTCCTTGGTATGGACAGTTGATGAAGGGGCCGCAGCTGATCGCCCATCTAGCACAGATTCATCATTGGTTTGAAACATATAGAATTGATGTAGAAGCGTAA
- a CDS encoding DUF2777 family protein, translating into MESRLKHLQQSSQRWCNGYLLLENEHCLIEDEEGDIMMPESLQSPMILIKESGLWRKGELLGTVILHENGQLIDVQGGEIIQYTQAIAKGWLDLLLSVPENVFYQVIEILEQYDFSVYDCVFSSFHPFHRASFFQFSTDTHSLALQYHRDSASGLIRFEWTTSSGHRSISQFHVT; encoded by the coding sequence ATGGAAAGCAGATTGAAGCATCTTCAACAGAGCAGCCAAAGATGGTGCAACGGTTACTTACTGCTTGAAAATGAACATTGTCTCATTGAAGATGAAGAAGGTGATATCATGATGCCAGAAAGTCTTCAAAGCCCCATGATTCTGATAAAAGAAAGCGGTTTATGGAGAAAAGGAGAATTGCTTGGAACGGTTATACTGCATGAAAACGGTCAATTGATCGATGTACAAGGCGGAGAAATCATTCAATATACGCAAGCGATTGCCAAAGGCTGGCTTGATTTGCTGTTGTCCGTACCAGAGAACGTATTTTATCAAGTGATAGAAATATTAGAGCAGTATGATTTTTCCGTTTATGATTGCGTCTTCTCCTCCTTTCATCCTTTTCATCGTGCATCTTTCTTTCAGTTTTCGACAGATACACATTCGCTGGCGCTTCAATATCATCGTGATTCAGCATCGGGTTTGATTCGCTTCGAGTGGACAACTTCTAGCGGTCACCGATCAATTTCTCAGTTTCATGTCACATAA
- a CDS encoding YisL family protein, which translates to MGTHLHITAWVLGIILFFVAFALVGKNDKSAKIVHMIVRLFYLLIIATGAELYVRIGMKIPGFQGEYIGKMLLGILVIGLMEMVLVRKKKGKSVTGVFIGFIVIAIVTILLGLRLPIGFHIF; encoded by the coding sequence TTGGGAACACATTTACATATTACAGCGTGGGTGCTAGGTATTATTTTATTTTTCGTGGCCTTTGCATTAGTAGGTAAAAATGACAAAAGTGCAAAAATTGTGCATATGATTGTACGACTATTTTACTTGCTTATTATTGCAACAGGCGCAGAATTGTATGTTCGCATAGGAATGAAAATTCCAGGATTCCAAGGTGAATATATCGGGAAAATGCTACTTGGTATTCTTGTCATCGGCTTAATGGAAATGGTACTTGTACGGAAGAAAAAAGGGAAATCGGTTACGGGTGTTTTTATTGGTTTTATCGTAATCGCCATTGTGACCATTTTGCTTGGCTTGCGTCTGCCAATCGGTTTTCATATCTTTTAA
- a CDS encoding fumarylacetoacetate hydrolase family protein, which translates to MKFFTGEIHNSVFIGVVIDDKWVMDVKKAEAKLFELETLPNSLSECVKIGDKFVEHVKQLLDWAEKKEEERGSYIYPMADVKLLAPIPKPSKNIICVGKNYKDHVIEMGSAADIPEDLIIFTKAPTSIIGHEADVLLHENVTSELDYEGELAIVMGKSGKNIQPEEVKDYIFGYTILNDITARDLQKKHKQFFIAKSLDTSCPMGPYVVHKSVIDHHGALHIETKVNGEVRQSASTDLMIFSIEEIVSTLSKGMTLEAGDIIATGTPSGVGKGFEPPKFLAAGDHIEVTIEPIGTLSNRVK; encoded by the coding sequence ATGAAGTTTTTTACAGGCGAGATACACAACAGCGTTTTTATAGGAGTCGTCATTGATGATAAGTGGGTGATGGATGTAAAGAAGGCAGAAGCGAAATTATTTGAACTAGAGACTTTGCCTAATTCTTTATCTGAATGTGTCAAGATTGGGGACAAGTTTGTCGAGCATGTCAAACAACTCCTTGATTGGGCTGAGAAAAAAGAAGAGGAGCGCGGCTCTTATATTTATCCGATGGCGGACGTGAAACTCCTTGCACCGATTCCAAAGCCATCTAAAAATATCATATGTGTCGGAAAGAACTACAAAGATCATGTCATAGAGATGGGAAGTGCTGCCGATATTCCAGAAGACTTAATCATTTTTACGAAGGCCCCTACCTCAATTATTGGGCATGAAGCCGACGTCTTACTTCATGAAAATGTGACGAGTGAACTAGATTATGAAGGGGAGCTTGCTATTGTCATGGGCAAATCGGGTAAGAATATTCAGCCAGAAGAGGTAAAAGATTATATCTTTGGATACACCATCTTAAATGATATTACCGCAAGAGATTTACAAAAAAAGCATAAACAATTTTTTATTGCAAAAAGTTTGGATACATCTTGTCCAATGGGACCTTATGTCGTTCATAAATCAGTGATTGATCATCACGGAGCCTTGCATATTGAAACTAAGGTCAATGGAGAGGTGCGTCAGTCTGCCAGTACAGATTTAATGATCTTCTCGATCGAGGAGATTGTGTCGACTTTGTCAAAAGGAATGACTTTAGAAGCAGGGGATATCATTGCGACGGGAACACCTTCAGGGGTTGGAAAAGGCTTTGAACCGCCAAAGTTTTTAGCAGCAGGTGATCATATTGAGGTGACCATTGAACCAATCGGCACTTTATCCAATCGCGTGAAATAA
- a CDS encoding CotH kinase family protein, whose protein sequence is MTAEPLKNLDIWIHPKNLIELKKDIWNDEPVEAILKTGKSKSHIYASYRGSHIRKLKKKSYQIEYRKPKQRQGEAIFHLNAEYNDPSFIRNRLSFYFFEQIGVLSPATSHVFLTINGRKEGIYLKIESVDELFFQKRQLSVGGIYYAVDDDANFSLLSSFDKKPKKHLLLGYEKKVGTAKHDERLSEFIYFLNTATDDVFAAKIEQYLDVTQYFLWLIGVVCTQNFDGFVHNYALYLNEHGKFQVLPWDYDATWGRDIHGEEMAFDYIPVGGFNTLTARLLDIRSFKKAYYALFQKVLDTQFSEERLSPMIENWHTSIEKRIEEDPYTKERRDALHVERDLIRKYINKRRQYLQTEIRKETSD, encoded by the coding sequence ATGACCGCAGAACCTTTAAAAAATCTTGATATCTGGATTCATCCAAAGAATCTCATTGAATTGAAAAAAGACATATGGAATGATGAGCCCGTTGAAGCGATACTGAAAACTGGTAAAAGCAAGTCACATATCTATGCTTCATATCGCGGATCACACATTAGAAAACTGAAGAAAAAGTCGTATCAAATTGAATATCGAAAACCGAAGCAAAGACAAGGCGAAGCCATCTTTCACTTAAACGCCGAGTACAATGACCCTTCCTTTATTCGGAACAGACTTTCCTTTTATTTCTTTGAACAGATTGGTGTGTTAAGTCCTGCTACTTCGCATGTTTTTTTGACCATCAACGGGAGAAAAGAAGGCATTTATTTAAAAATTGAATCCGTTGATGAGCTGTTTTTTCAAAAACGCCAGCTATCGGTTGGCGGCATTTATTACGCAGTGGATGATGACGCCAATTTCTCTCTCCTCAGTTCGTTTGATAAAAAACCTAAAAAACACCTCCTTCTTGGTTACGAAAAAAAAGTGGGTACAGCCAAACATGACGAGCGTCTCAGTGAGTTTATCTATTTTCTAAACACAGCAACAGACGACGTATTCGCAGCAAAAATTGAGCAGTATCTTGACGTGACACAATATTTCCTATGGCTCATTGGTGTTGTATGCACCCAAAACTTCGATGGGTTTGTTCATAATTATGCACTTTACTTGAATGAACATGGGAAGTTCCAAGTGCTTCCTTGGGATTATGACGCCACATGGGGACGTGACATTCATGGAGAAGAAATGGCTTTCGACTATATTCCAGTGGGCGGTTTTAATACATTAACCGCTAGATTACTAGATATCCGTTCATTTAAAAAAGCCTATTATGCTCTTTTCCAAAAGGTACTGGACACACAGTTTTCAGAAGAACGCCTTTCTCCAATGATAGAGAATTGGCATACATCCATTGAGAAACGGATAGAGGAGGATCCATATACGAAAGAAAGAAGAGACGCTTTACATGTAGAACGTGACCTCATACGAAAGTATATCAACAAAAGACGACAATATTTGCAAACTGAGATTAGGAAAGAGACATCTGACTGA
- a CDS encoding aspartyl-phosphate phosphatase Spo0E family protein: MINYEIEQKRLHLIETAKKFGMNAEETIRCSQELDTLLNKGIKHTSKDCSKKG; this comes from the coding sequence ATGATCAATTATGAGATTGAACAAAAAAGATTGCATTTAATTGAGACTGCAAAAAAATTCGGTATGAACGCTGAAGAAACTATACGGTGCAGTCAAGAACTAGACACACTCTTAAATAAAGGCATTAAACACACCTCAAAAGATTGCTCGAAAAAAGGGTAA
- a CDS encoding spore germination protein, with the protein MPAIVGAFKVNAVGTSGVVHVGDCITISPNSQVKTFAGAGSFNTGDQLRINNYKSVTNTYDSDVIDQPLVGNL; encoded by the coding sequence ATGCCGGCTATCGTTGGAGCCTTTAAAGTGAATGCGGTCGGAACGAGCGGAGTCGTTCATGTTGGAGACTGCATCACCATTTCTCCAAACAGTCAGGTTAAAACGTTTGCTGGAGCAGGCAGTTTTAACACTGGTGATCAATTGCGCATTAACAACTATAAAAGTGTGACAAATACGTACGACAGTGATGTCATTGATCAACCGCTTGTTGGCAACTTGTAA
- a CDS encoding spore germination protein GerPB, whose product MNFYINQAIQINYLRVESVSNSSVLQIGSAGSIKALSNLYNTGSYVEPAPAATSTQGIEESEGASTAPFVPLQSPT is encoded by the coding sequence TTGAACTTCTATATTAATCAAGCGATACAGATTAACTATTTACGCGTGGAGTCTGTGAGTAACTCGTCTGTTCTGCAAATTGGGAGTGCTGGATCCATCAAGGCTCTTTCCAATCTGTATAACACAGGAAGTTATGTTGAACCAGCACCTGCAGCAACAAGCACACAAGGAATTGAAGAATCTGAAGGAGCAAGCACAGCACCTTTTGTTCCGCTTCAGTCACCAACTTAA
- a CDS encoding spore germination protein GerPC — translation MYDYQVNVSQMYGMIQKQTQQIMMLEKKINELQQEIQMIKDKPTTNIERIDYQFDQLKIERLEGTLNIGLNPSDPNSVQNFEVGQTTTPGIGMMQQEMADQFFNQTRQLVDSFLNEEAPDLLEELEQRYEGSLDESNKHHIIEDIRKQIDSRIKYYAGQLPQREDMTPLQRSEQIAEYVKHDVKRAIEHFLTHIPNETKGEENG, via the coding sequence ATGTATGACTACCAAGTCAATGTTTCGCAAATGTACGGCATGATTCAAAAGCAAACACAACAAATTATGATGCTTGAAAAAAAGATTAACGAGCTTCAGCAGGAAATACAAATGATCAAAGATAAACCGACAACGAATATTGAACGAATTGATTATCAATTTGATCAACTGAAAATCGAGCGGCTGGAAGGCACATTAAATATTGGCCTCAATCCATCTGATCCTAACAGTGTTCAAAATTTTGAAGTAGGCCAAACAACCACGCCGGGAATTGGGATGATGCAGCAAGAAATGGCTGATCAATTTTTCAATCAAACACGTCAGCTTGTCGATTCTTTCTTAAATGAAGAAGCACCTGACCTTCTTGAAGAATTAGAGCAGCGATATGAAGGCAGTCTTGATGAAAGCAACAAACACCATATTATCGAAGACATCCGAAAGCAAATTGACAGCAGAATCAAATACTATGCGGGACAACTGCCGCAAAGGGAAGATATGACTCCTCTGCAGCGTTCAGAGCAAATAGCTGAATACGTGAAGCATGATGTCAAAAGAGCGATTGAGCACTTTTTAACTCACATTCCAAATGAAACGAAAGGAGAGGAAAACGGATGA
- a CDS encoding spore gernimation protein GerPD, producing MNFTVVNRNIETGSIKVTGVSSSSLFIIGDTDHVQLSSIFDTPPESLIIGPFVPLGPR from the coding sequence ATGAATTTCACAGTCGTCAACCGCAACATCGAGACTGGGAGTATTAAAGTAACTGGGGTTTCGTCCTCTTCATTATTTATCATTGGGGACACAGACCATGTACAATTATCTTCAATTTTTGATACTCCGCCAGAATCACTCATTATTGGTCCGTTTGTTCCTCTAGGACCTCGATAA
- a CDS encoding spore germination protein GerPE, with protein MMKRTSQVKFSKVNSVGISSVVQIGDTQELCPKIKVLAVQRTISLFYSYEGNFNAKEFEVYYQSIPKMLPERSVRTAFYHEKPVIKVSSIHVEGVSSSSIYQIGSSCEINAVARVKHIRELFSNDEN; from the coding sequence ATGATGAAACGCACATCACAAGTGAAATTCTCAAAGGTGAATTCTGTCGGAATTTCTAGTGTGGTTCAAATTGGAGATACGCAAGAGCTATGCCCGAAAATAAAAGTTTTAGCTGTTCAAAGAACGATTAGCTTGTTTTATAGCTATGAAGGGAATTTCAATGCAAAAGAATTTGAAGTATATTATCAGTCAATACCCAAGATGCTGCCAGAACGATCAGTCAGAACCGCATTTTACCATGAAAAGCCTGTTATTAAAGTTTCCTCGATACATGTAGAAGGGGTCTCTTCCTCTTCTATTTATCAAATTGGCTCTAGCTGTGAAATAAATGCTGTGGCGCGAGTGAAGCACATTCGAGAGCTATTTAGCAATGACGAAAATTAG
- a CDS encoding spore germination protein encodes MPAIVGPIYINSISGGVVNVGDSFYLSPKSSSKSALGSGAGNTGDFLILNNGISATNYVDPDLNDQNMVGNA; translated from the coding sequence ATGCCAGCAATTGTCGGACCAATTTACATTAACTCTATTTCTGGAGGCGTCGTAAACGTGGGTGATTCATTTTACCTTTCGCCTAAAAGTTCGTCAAAATCAGCTCTAGGTTCTGGAGCGGGAAATACCGGAGATTTTTTGATATTGAATAATGGCATTAGCGCAACCAACTATGTAGATCCTGACTTAAATGATCAGAATATGGTAGGCAATGCATAA